A genomic region of Salvelinus namaycush isolate Seneca chromosome 7, SaNama_1.0, whole genome shotgun sequence contains the following coding sequences:
- the LOC120050770 gene encoding LON peptidase N-terminal domain and RING finger protein 2-like: protein MLSVAREAFRAGDFNLLAEIYSSQLADLRHPDRSLCLLKADALSRAGRIAEALDSYCTAANLDNNIGLSAQAPYMCGLLARRAELHMEMNSFRQALQDGDAMCRLTPLSPKAHYVKALALNKAGYNEEALQEYFYCLALKPDWTSVKLETQKLSYSAMLSEMFSTFKTDGLPTSSLRPHQTGPASHLKPASLLLDSLHSTPRRWNQTPTGRRDSLSDTGAETKSSCEDSKTLACVLAALPLPPVLKRKLSDEPQGSAPPNKLPRKDESSSSQMPAACCSERREVPPQLLDSADMDCSVCIRLFYEPVTTPCGHTFCMKCLERCLDHNPNCPLCKENITEYLATRGYHKTLLMEEVLQRYLSEELAERSKVHQEEMAELSNLAQEVPIFICTMAFPTIPCPLQVFEPCYRLMIRCSTETGTKQFGMCIADDIKGFADYGCMLEVTDVKFQPDGRSVVDTVGVSRFRVLSHGHRDGYNTAKIEHLEDQKVDGEELAELQKLHDFVYEQASTWFTSLKDNMKNQIVSHFGQLPEKDPDIQGSASGPAWCWWLLAVLPLEKRAQLSILAMTTLRERLSTTRRVLSLVTRKHPPPRRPSSAAAASSSL from the exons ATGCTGTCAGTTGCACGGGAAGCCTTCCGTGCTGGGGACTTCAACCTCCTTGCTGAGATCTACAGCTCGCAGCTGGCGGACCTCCGACACCCGGACCGGAGCCTCTGCCTCCTGAAAGCGGACGCGCTCAGCAGGGCTGGGCGGATAGCGGAGGCTCTGGATTCATACTGCACCGCCGCCAACTTGGACAA TAATATAGGCCTCAGCGCGCAAG CCCCCTATATGTGTGGGCTGCTGGCCCGACGGGCAGAGCTGCATATGGAGATGAACAGCTTCAGACAGGCCCTACAGGATGGAGACGCCATGTGTCGACTGACGCCCCTCTCTCCCAAG GCTCACTACGTGAAGGCCCTGGCTCTGAACAAAGCCGGTTATAATGAAGAGGCCCTGCAAGAATACTTCTACTGTCTGGCTTTGAAGCCAGACTGGACCTCAGTCAAGCTGGAAACGCAAAAGTTAAGCTACTCCGCT ATGCTGAGTGAGATGTTCTCCACGTTCAAGACGGACGGTCTCCCCACGTCATCACTCCGCCCCCACCAAACAGGCCCCGCCTCCCACCTCAAACCAGCCTCCCTTCTCCTCGACTCCCTCCATTCCACCCCTCGTAGATGGAACCAAACCCCTACTGGCCGTAGAGACAGTTTGTCTGACACCGGAGCAGAGACCAAGTCCTCATGTGAGGACTCCAAGACCCTGGCTTGTGTCCTGGCTGCCTTACCTCTCCCCCCTGTTCTAAAGAGGAAGCTCTCAGACGAGCCCCAAGGCTCTGCACCCCCCAACAAGCTGCCCAGAAAAG ATGAGTCAAGCTCATCCCAGATGCCTGCTGCTTGTtgcagtgagaggagagaggtgccCCCTCAGCTCCTGGATAGTGCTGACATGGACTGTTCTGTTTGTATAAG GCTGTTCTACGAGCCAGTCACCACCCCCTGTGGACACACCTTCTGCATGAAGTGTCTTGAGCGCTGTTTGGACCACAACCCCAACTGCCCGCTGTGTAAAGAGAACATTACAGAG TACTTGGCCACTAGAGGGTACCATAAGACCCTGCTGATGGAGGAGGTGCTGCAGCGCTACCTGTCTGAGGAGCTGGCTGAGAGGAGCAAGGTGCACCAGGAAGAAATGGCAGAGCTGTCAAA CTTGGCCCAGGAAGTGCCCATCTTCATCTGCACCATGGCCTTTCCCACAATTCCCTGCCCTCTGCAAGTCTTCGAGCCGTGTTATAGGCTGATGATCCGATGCTCTACGGAGACGGGAACCAAGCAGTTTGGAATGTGCATCGCTGACGACATCAAAGG CTTCGCAGACTACGGCTGCATGTTGGAGGTGACAGACGTGAAGTTCCAACCAGACGGGCGCTCGGTGGTCGACACGGTCGGAGTGTCCCGCTTCAGAGTGCTGAGCCACGGCCACCGTGACGGCTACAACACAGCCAAGATAGAGCACCTGGAGGACCAGAAGGTGGATGGAGAGGAGCTGGCGGAGCTGCAGAAGCTGCATGACTTTGTGTACGAGCAGGCCAGCACCTGGTTCACCTCCCTCAAAGACAACATGAAGAACCAGATCGTCAGTCACTTTGGACAGCTGCCTGAAAAAGACCCTGACATACAG GGGAGTGCCAGTGGTCCTGCATGGTGTTGGTGGCTGCTGGCTGTACTGCCCCTGGAGAAGAGAGCCCAGCTAAGCATCCTGGCCATGACCACCCTCCGAGAGCGCCTCAGCACCACCCGCCGCGTGCTCAGCCTCGTCACACGCAAACACCCTCCACCGCGGCGACCATCTTCAGCAGCGGCAGCATCATCATCACTGTAG